A stretch of the Poseidonibacter parvus genome encodes the following:
- a CDS encoding ADP-ribosylglycohydrolase family protein, with amino-acid sequence MSNKTDIKLDKNKLKGAFFGAIVGDALCLGSHYEYDAKKIYEAYGQKPIEKFMSPGEKMGGETHGIGWGQRNYHPGKSAGGTTDYGDYNILVLEHLASISNPPRAFEVAPMLPHWMNRLEHSWGSWICTMTKETYSQVKNGTPVQYLGGISNATAIRHIAAHSYYETEEEIVDVARKTMFTHKDVHALGGGEFFARVTHRVLRGEHPRSAIEDVAILMGGFFEEKTKQAISKYEEAINPESDLSKELFCDDLAITSMARLWDVGRSEPIKVGKASPTEGTMPGSIYFILKYADEKDGLKKALQANAMVGGDNASRSIAIGMVLGAYFGVDAIPQQWKETLEQWDYCEKLLDKLPLLKD; translated from the coding sequence ATGAGTAATAAAACAGATATAAAATTAGATAAAAACAAATTAAAAGGTGCCTTTTTTGGCGCTATTGTAGGAGATGCTTTATGTTTAGGTTCTCACTATGAATATGATGCAAAAAAGATTTATGAAGCTTATGGACAAAAGCCAATTGAAAAGTTTATGAGTCCTGGTGAAAAAATGGGTGGAGAAACTCACGGTATTGGATGGGGTCAAAGAAATTACCATCCAGGAAAAAGTGCAGGAGGAACAACTGATTATGGAGATTATAATATCTTAGTTTTAGAACATCTTGCAAGTATATCAAATCCTCCTAGAGCTTTTGAAGTTGCACCAATGCTTCCTCATTGGATGAATAGGTTAGAGCATTCATGGGGTTCATGGATTTGTACTATGACTAAAGAGACATATTCACAAGTTAAAAATGGAACACCTGTACAGTATCTTGGTGGTATTTCAAATGCAACTGCTATAAGACATATAGCAGCTCACTCTTATTATGAAACAGAAGAAGAAATAGTTGATGTTGCAAGAAAAACTATGTTTACACACAAAGATGTTCACGCACTTGGTGGTGGTGAGTTTTTTGCTCGTGTAACACATAGAGTTTTAAGAGGTGAGCATCCAAGATCTGCTATTGAAGATGTTGCTATTTTAATGGGTGGTTTTTTTGAAGAAAAAACAAAACAAGCAATTTCAAAATATGAAGAAGCTATAAATCCAGAGTCTGATCTTTCAAAAGAGTTATTCTGTGATGATTTAGCAATTACATCAATGGCAAGATTATGGGATGTTGGAAGAAGTGAACCAATTAAAGTAGGGAAAGCAAGTCCTACTGAAGGTACTATGCCTGGAAGTATTTACTTTATACTAAAATATGCAGATGAAAAAGATGGTCTTAAAAAAGCCCTTCAAGCAAATGCAATGGTAGGTGGAGATAATGCTTCAAGATCAATTGCAATTGGTATGGTTTTAGGTGCATATTTTGGAGTTGATGCAATTCCACAGCAATGGAAGGAAACTTTAGAACAATGGGACTATTGTGAGAAGTTATTAGATAAGTTGCCACTTTTAAAAGACTAA
- a CDS encoding response regulator, with amino-acid sequence MNNKIKVLYVEDDDIARENGIEYLENYFEYIYESSDALSALKLYEKHQPHLIITDIQMPKLNGLEFIQRIREKDKKVQVIVISAFSNKEYLFKAIELQLVKYLIKPLKEQEFQEALSLCIESINNDSSNIYKLNSDYTFDIFNSTLVCKDEIVKLRTKEIDFLTLLLKNKNRYVTYTEIENYVWNENAMSKDALKTLVKNIKTKIPKELILNLSGTGYKIDL; translated from the coding sequence TTGAATAATAAAATAAAAGTACTTTATGTTGAAGATGATGACATAGCAAGAGAAAATGGCATAGAGTACTTAGAAAACTATTTTGAATATATCTATGAATCTAGTGATGCTCTTAGTGCTTTAAAGCTTTATGAGAAGCATCAGCCTCATTTAATTATTACAGATATTCAAATGCCAAAGTTAAATGGTTTAGAGTTTATTCAAAGAATAAGAGAAAAAGATAAAAAAGTACAAGTAATAGTAATATCAGCATTTTCAAATAAGGAATATTTATTTAAAGCAATTGAACTGCAACTTGTAAAGTACTTGATTAAACCTCTTAAAGAACAGGAATTTCAAGAGGCTTTGTCTTTGTGTATAGAAAGTATTAATAATGATTCTTCTAATATATATAAGTTAAATAGTGATTACACTTTTGATATCTTTAATAGCACTCTAGTTTGTAAAGATGAGATTGTAAAACTGCGAACAAAAGAAATAGACTTTTTAACATTACTACTTAAAAATAAAAATAGATATGTTACATATACTGAAATAGAAAACTATGTATGGAATGAAAATGCTATGAGTAAAGATGCATTAAAAACCTTAGTTAAAAATATAAAAACAAAAATACCAAAAGAATTAATCCTAAATCTTTCAGGAACTGGATATAAAATTGATTTATGA
- a CDS encoding HAMP domain-containing sensor histidine kinase — protein MIYDLNTVLVYGVTFGILIMTIVYTFIRYIYSKEIFYVSYCFMQIFSLVYILSYSKLFSINSLFEDLALLFASLSSLVFAVSFYEGKFFPKMKNLNELLFNTFLLNVVILSSFYHYMLFEYLPYTIIYAILFVSIIFNLKQEFKATVIYVLGWSVLCFILFVMDFKSIYEQSGYMDLVLLVFAIEAILFTISVAYKYNNLQIQSNSYEDMLLQQSKLAKSGEMIGNITHQFRQPLNNLSYILMNLKKRFSKNELDEVYFEKKITQANSQLQFLSKTIDDFKEFYTPSKQKENFSVKEAILNCITILDANLKKYNINLEVNVNTDENIQIFGVKNELSQVILALVSNAIDALKSTQNPMINIDINSNNAEVIIAIKDNAGGINKKNLTKIFEPYFTTKEDGSGIGLYLVKLIIEESFEGKIDVLNEKEGAVFTLFFEKSFD, from the coding sequence TTGATTTATGATTTAAATACAGTTTTAGTATATGGAGTTACTTTTGGTATTTTAATTATGACTATTGTTTATACTTTTATTAGGTATATATATTCAAAAGAGATATTTTATGTAAGTTATTGTTTTATGCAGATATTCTCTCTTGTATATATATTATCTTATAGTAAACTTTTTTCTATAAATTCTTTGTTTGAAGACTTAGCCTTGCTTTTTGCTAGTTTAAGCTCACTTGTCTTTGCAGTATCCTTCTATGAAGGTAAGTTTTTTCCAAAAATGAAAAATTTAAATGAGTTACTTTTTAATACCTTTTTACTTAATGTTGTAATTCTTAGTTCCTTTTATCATTATATGCTTTTTGAGTATTTACCTTATACAATTATTTATGCAATCTTATTTGTATCAATAATCTTTAATTTAAAGCAAGAGTTTAAAGCAACAGTTATATATGTTCTTGGTTGGTCGGTTTTATGTTTTATTTTATTTGTAATGGATTTTAAAAGCATTTATGAACAAAGTGGATATATGGATTTAGTTTTATTAGTTTTTGCAATAGAGGCTATTTTATTTACTATCTCAGTAGCATATAAATACAATAACTTACAAATACAAAGTAATTCTTATGAAGATATGTTATTACAACAATCAAAGTTAGCAAAATCAGGTGAAATGATAGGAAATATTACTCATCAGTTTAGACAGCCTTTGAATAACTTATCATATATTCTAATGAACTTAAAAAAACGTTTTTCAAAAAATGAACTTGATGAGGTATATTTTGAAAAGAAGATTACTCAAGCAAATAGTCAGTTACAGTTTTTATCTAAAACAATAGATGATTTTAAAGAGTTTTATACACCTTCAAAACAAAAAGAAAACTTTAGTGTTAAAGAAGCAATACTAAACTGTATTACTATTTTAGATGCAAATTTAAAGAAATATAATATTAACTTAGAAGTTAATGTAAATACAGATGAGAATATTCAAATCTTTGGTGTTAAAAATGAGTTGTCACAAGTAATCCTAGCCCTTGTCTCAAATGCAATAGATGCTTTAAAAAGTACTCAAAACCCAATGATAAATATTGATATTAATTCTAATAATGCTGAGGTTATAATTGCAATAAAAGATAATGCAGGAGGAATAAATAAAAAGAACTTAACAAAAATCTTTGAGCCATATTTTACTACAAAAGAAGATGGTTCAGGGATTGGTCTTTATTTAGTAAAGTTAATCATTGAAGAGAGTTTTGAAGGGAAAATTGATGTTTTAAATGAAAAAGAGGGTGCTGTATTTACCCTCTTTTTTGAAAAGTCATTTGATTAG